GCAAGTACGGCGCGACGCGAGCCTGGGTGCGGGCGCTGACGGTCGTCCTCGCGGACGGCGGCGTCCTCGAGATCGCCCGCGGCGAGGTCGCGGCGAGCCCGACGGGCCACTTCGAGATCGTCGGCGTCGACGGCGCCACGCGCCGCGTCGACGTCCCAGCCTATCGCATGCCCCCGGTCCGCAAGCTCGCCGCCGGCTACTACGCGGCGCCCGGGATGGACCTCGTCGACCTCTTCGTCGGCGCCGAGGGCACGCTCGGCGTCGTCACCTCCGCGACGCTCGCGGTGCTGAACGAGGTGCCCGCATGGTTCGTCGCGCTGGCGCCGTGCCGGAGCGAGGCGGTAGCGCTCGCGCTCGCCGACGACCTGCGGCGGGCGGCCGCGCCGACGGCCGCCGCCCCCGTCGACGTCGACGTCGCGGCCGTCGAGTGGCTGGACGCGCGCTCGCTCGCCCTCGTGCGCGCCGACGGCGCCACCGCCCGCTTCGCGTCGCCGCTGCCGGCGGACGCCGCCGCGGCGGTGCTCCTGCAGGTCGCGCTGCCGCCGGACGTCGACGCCGCGACCGCCGCGACCCACCTCGCCCGCGCCCGCGACCCGGCGAGCGACACCATGCTCGGCCGCCTCTGCCGCCTGCTCGAGCGTCACGGCGTCCTCGCCGACGCCGTGCCCGCCCTTCCCGGCGACGACGCCGGCAGGGCACGCCTCTTCGCCCTCCGTGAGGCCGTGCCGCAGGCCGTGAACCGCCTCGTCGGCGCGGCCCAGCGCGCGATCGACCCGGCGCTCGCGAAGTCCGGCGGCGACGTCATCGTCCCCGCCGAGCGCCTGGCGGAGCTCGTCGAGCGGGCGCGCGCCGAGCTCGCCGCCCGCGACCTCGATCACGCCATCTGGGGACACCTCTCGGACGGCAACCTGCACCCGAACGTGTTGCCGCGCCGCGCCGGCGACGGCGCGCGCGCCGCCGAGGCGCAGCTCGCGATCGGCCATGCGGCGATCGCGCTCGGGGGCAGCCCCCTCTCCGAGCACGGCGTCGGCCGCAGCCCCGTGAAGCAGGCGCTCCTCGCCGCGCTCTACGGCGACGCCGGGGTGGCCGCGATGCGCCGGGTGAAGCGCGCGCTCGATCCGCGCGGCATCCTGGCCCCGGGGGTGATCTTCCCCTCGGGATCGGTGTAAGCAACGACCCGCATGCCGAGCGCCCCGCCTCCGCCCTCGCCGATCACGGCGGTCGCCGTCCCCCCGCCGGGGCTCTGGCCGACGCCCGGCCCGTCGTTCCCGAACGCCGGCGTCGCCGGTGTGGTCGCGATCGCGCTCGCGTACTTCTCGCTCGGCGTCGCCGTCGGCGGGTGGATGAGGCAGTCGCCGGGCGGGCGTCGCTGGCTGCCGTTCGTCGTCGTGCCCGGGGTGCTCGCGGGCCTCGGCTTCATGGCGTGGGTGATCCGATCGCTGCGGTGACGGCGCGCGCGACGGGGCGCGGGGAAGCGGTCGCGATCGCGGCCATCGTGGCCGGCGCGGCCGGCGTCGCCGCGCTCGTCGGGGTCCGCGGCGACTTTCCGCTGAGCGACGACTGGTCCTACGCCTGGTCGGCGCGCGCGCTCTGCGAGGAAGGCGCGCTCCGCTTCATGCCGTGGACCGGCACGAGCCTCGTACTCCAGACATGGTACGGCGCGGCCCTCTGCCACGCGTTCGGCTTCTCGTTCGAGGTGCTCCGCGCCTCGACGCTGGCGCTCGCGACCCTCGGCGCGATCGGCTTCTGGTCGCTGCTCGGGTGGGCCGGGGTCCGCGGCACGCCGCGCGCCCTCGCCGCCGCGCTCTTCGCGCTCGATCCGCTGTACGTGAATCTCGCCTTCACCTTCATGACCGACGTGCCCTTCACGGTCGCCGCCGTGTGGGCCGGCTACTGCTACGTCCGCGGCTTCGCCACCCGGCGGCGCGCCTGGCTCGTGGCGGGATCGTGCGCCGCGGCCGCGGCGCTCCTGATCCGCCAGCACGGGATCTTCGTCGCCGCCGCCGCGAGCCTCTCCGCCCTCGTCGAGCCGGATCGTCCGTGGCGCGCGCGCGTCGCGGACGCGTGCGCCGCCGGCGCGATCGCCCTCGCCGCCTCCCTCGGGTTCCACGTCTGGCTCTTCGCGATCCACGGCGCGCCGCTCGCCGTGAGCACGAAGCTCGGCGAGGCGAGCCGGATGCACCCGGCCGGCGTCGTGAACGCCGCGTTCCGCGGGCTCGAGACGCTGGCGCTCCTGGCGGCGCCGCTCGCGCTCGCGCTCCGACGCGACCTCGCGGCGCGCCACCGCCGCCTCGTGATCGCCGCGACGAGCCTGCTCGCGATCCTCGCCGTGCTGCTCTTCCTGCGCACGGGCGCCGCGATGTTCTACCTCACCAACGTCATGTACGACCTCGGGCTCGGCGCGTCGTCGCTCCGGGACACGCAGTTCCTGGCGCTGCGGCATCCGGTCGAGCTCGGCCCGGCGCTCGGCGTGGCGCTCAC
This DNA window, taken from Deltaproteobacteria bacterium, encodes the following:
- a CDS encoding glycosyltransferase family 39 protein, producing MGDPIAAVTARATGRGEAVAIAAIVAGAAGVAALVGVRGDFPLSDDWSYAWSARALCEEGALRFMPWTGTSLVLQTWYGAALCHAFGFSFEVLRASTLALATLGAIGFWSLLGWAGVRGTPRALAAALFALDPLYVNLAFTFMTDVPFTVAAVWAGYCYVRGFATRRRAWLVAGSCAAAAALLIRQHGIFVAAAASLSALVEPDRPWRARVADACAAGAIALAASLGFHVWLFAIHGAPLAVSTKLGEASRMHPAGVVNAAFRGLETLALLAAPLALALRRDLAARHRRLVIAATSLLAILAVLLFLRTGAAMFYLTNVMYDLGLGASSLRDTQFLALRHPVELGPALGVALTLVATLAAGILTVGWADGVRRRREPAAFFLAAASALLFLGSLLHARYYFDRYLLAVLPFALAALAVAGRAELGKAGLALAALLAWYAIAGTHDYLAWNRARWAGLAELAAAGVAPTEIDGGMEFNGWTLAATLDRWPTDAEARRGQPPTRKSWWWVVDDRFVVSFRPLPGYVVRQSRPYTRWLPPGTGRVVVLERAAS
- a CDS encoding FAD-binding oxidoreductase encodes the protein MAPSWVARCRPARGDAADVVTTSDPERVASYLTDAARVPGGHTPAVSFPGSEAAVAALLAAGAPVLAVGAQSSLTGGATPRGERLLSTARLTAIGPAAPGSVTVAPGVVLADLARTLAARGQWYPPMPTYDGATIGGSIATNAAGAATCKYGATRAWVRALTVVLADGGVLEIARGEVAASPTGHFEIVGVDGATRRVDVPAYRMPPVRKLAAGYYAAPGMDLVDLFVGAEGTLGVVTSATLAVLNEVPAWFVALAPCRSEAVALALADDLRRAAAPTAAAPVDVDVAAVEWLDARSLALVRADGATARFASPLPADAAAAVLLQVALPPDVDAATAATHLARARDPASDTMLGRLCRLLERHGVLADAVPALPGDDAGRARLFALREAVPQAVNRLVGAAQRAIDPALAKSGGDVIVPAERLAELVERARAELAARDLDHAIWGHLSDGNLHPNVLPRRAGDGARAAEAQLAIGHAAIALGGSPLSEHGVGRSPVKQALLAALYGDAGVAAMRRVKRALDPRGILAPGVIFPSGSV